The genomic window TTGTAAAATCCCTTGCAATCGAGTAACTTAACTTTTGATTTAGGTACAACAATTTAAAATATTTCTTTTGCTATAGCTTTTATATTATCAGAAATACCGATGGTAAAATAATGAATTGCAGGTACTCCAAACTTTCTCAATTCTTTTGATTGTTCTATGCCCCATTCGATTCCAACCTGAAAAGCCTCTTTGTCGGTTTTGCATTTACCAAGCTCTTTTACAAGTTCATCTGGAATATCAATACTGAACACTTTTGGAAGCAATGCAATATCTTTAAGTGTTGAAATTGGCTTAAGACCGGGAATAATTGGCACATTAATCCCAATATCACGGCATCCTTTAACAAAATCAAAATACTTTTGATTATCATAAAACATTTGAGTGACAATATAATCTGCACCGGCATCTACTTTTTTCTTTAAATAAGCTAAATCATAATCTATATTTGGTGCTTCTATATGCTTTTCAGGATACCCGGCTACGCCAATAGAAAAATCAGTTGTTGTTTTATTCTCTAAGTGTTCATCCAGATATTTGCCCTGATTCATATTGATTATTTGTTCAACCAATTCTGAAGCATTTGCATGCCCGTCCTCTTCAGCCTGAAAATACTTTTGTCCTTTTAACGGATCGCCCCTTAAAACCAATAAATCTTTTACCCCCAAAAAATGCAGATCTATCAAAGCATATTCTGTAGCGTCTTTTGTAAACCCACCACAAATGATATGCGGTACTACATGAACTGATGGATATTTATACTTTATTGCTGCTGAAATTGCAACTGTTCCGGGACGTTTGCG from Bacteroidota bacterium includes these protein-coding regions:
- a CDS encoding methylenetetrahydrofolate reductase is translated as MKVIEHFIKAESPYFSFELLPPLKGHNIDSIYNTIDNLMEFNPLNINITYHQEETIYKKHPGGLLERKTVRKRPGTVAISAAIKYKYPSVHVVPHIICGGFTKDATEYALIDLHFLGVKDLLVLRGDPLKGQKYFQAEEDGHANASELVEQIINMNQGKYLDEHLENKTTTDFSIGVAGYPEKHIEAPNIDYDLAYLKKKVDAGADYIVTQMFYDNQKYFDFVKGCRDIGINVPIIPGLKPISTLKDIALLPKVFSIDIPDELVKELGKCKTDKEAFQVGIEWGIEQSKELRKFGVPAIHYFTIGISDNIKAIAKEIF